A single bacterium DNA region contains:
- a CDS encoding glycosyltransferase: MTGTGPSLLLAAASGYGAIGGSFERAFAAAGCRVATVNNRDYLPLRLSRPGRLRNRLIRRRAVADYNRDLEANARAGKPDLLVVLKGALILPETLKRIREGLPGTRMININYDNYFSRAAANNLGDLRALIEVYDVFFPSKKDNVGKLKELGAREVRYLPIGYDPCVHYPVTPTAAEADVYGRAVAFIGTCTPERVRFLESIAGADLGIWGGHWDRVPRRLRGAVRNAIACGREFSLAAGASRIVLNFLRRENCDTHNQRTFEIPACGGFMLSQRTEELAEFFTEGVEYAAFSSSEELAEKTSWYLDHERERAQIARQGRIRLLRDAHTVQDRVGLVMETIGA; encoded by the coding sequence ATGACCGGCACGGGCCCCAGCCTGCTGTTGGCCGCCGCCTCCGGCTACGGGGCGATCGGAGGAAGCTTCGAACGGGCTTTTGCCGCGGCCGGATGCCGGGTCGCCACCGTCAACAACCGCGATTATCTCCCCCTGCGCCTGTCGCGGCCGGGACGGTTGCGGAACCGGCTGATCCGGCGGCGCGCGGTCGCGGACTACAACCGGGATCTGGAAGCGAACGCCCGCGCCGGGAAACCCGATCTGCTCGTGGTTCTGAAAGGGGCGCTGATCCTCCCGGAGACGCTGAAGCGCATCCGGGAGGGGCTTCCCGGAACCCGGATGATCAATATCAACTACGATAACTATTTCTCCCGGGCGGCCGCCAACAACCTGGGAGACCTCCGCGCCCTGATCGAGGTCTACGACGTTTTTTTCCCCAGTAAAAAAGACAATGTCGGAAAACTGAAGGAACTGGGCGCCCGGGAAGTCCGCTATCTCCCCATCGGCTACGATCCCTGCGTCCATTACCCGGTAACCCCGACCGCGGCCGAAGCCGACGTCTACGGCCGCGCCGTCGCCTTTATCGGCACCTGCACCCCGGAGCGGGTAAGGTTCCTGGAGAGCATCGCCGGCGCCGATCTGGGAATCTGGGGCGGTCATTGGGACCGGGTTCCCCGGCGGCTGCGCGGGGCGGTCAGAAACGCCATAGCCTGCGGCCGGGAATTCTCCCTGGCGGCCGGCGCTTCCCGGATCGTGCTCAATTTCCTGCGCCGGGAAAACTGCGACACTCACAACCAGCGCACCTTCGAAATACCGGCCTGCGGCGGATTCATGCTCAGCCAGCGCACGGAAGAGTTGGCGGAGTTTTTCACCGAGGGGGTGGAGTACGCCGCTTTCTCCTCGAGCGAGGAGCTGGCGGAGAAAACCTCCTGGTACCTGGACCACGAGCGGGAACGGGCGCAGATCGCCCGGCAAGGGCGTATCCGGCTGCTCCGGGACGCCCATACCGTTCAAGACCGCGTCGGGCTGGTCATGGAGACGATCGGGGCATGA
- a CDS encoding FkbM family methyltransferase: protein MTSRPFLRLLGGVTRRVHPRGTERLLRRLHHPDRAAENPVRTLLAYDRGLRISIDTGDFIEWRIFFFGHYEPAVSRFIRKSLPRGGTAIDVGANVGCHALIMADAVGSDGTVYALEPHPRSFRRLRDNLALNRLDVCRPDALALGDEEKEATLYGPGEGRASRGVASLYPGIVPAPRGYPVTVTTLDVFCRDRNPSRLDLIKIDTEGNELKVIRGGAATLARYRPILILEYSPRTWTAAGATLEEAAAELGKLGYRLDPLPGGKGDLGGRASADLLGTPMEKADR from the coding sequence ATGACCTCCCGCCCTTTCCTGCGGCTGCTGGGGGGGGTCACCCGGCGCGTTCATCCCCGGGGAACGGAACGCCTCCTGCGCCGGCTGCACCACCCCGACCGGGCGGCGGAGAACCCCGTTCGGACGCTCCTGGCCTACGACCGAGGCCTGCGGATATCGATCGACACCGGGGACTTCATCGAATGGCGCATTTTCTTCTTCGGCCATTACGAACCGGCGGTTTCCCGCTTTATCCGAAAATCCCTGCCCCGGGGAGGAACCGCCATCGATGTCGGAGCCAACGTCGGCTGCCACGCGCTGATCATGGCCGACGCGGTCGGCTCCGACGGGACCGTGTACGCCCTGGAACCGCATCCCCGTTCCTTCCGGCGTTTGCGCGACAACCTCGCCCTCAACCGCCTGGACGTCTGCCGGCCGGACGCGCTGGCTCTGGGGGACGAGGAAAAGGAAGCGACGCTCTACGGGCCGGGAGAAGGCCGGGCTTCCCGGGGAGTAGCCAGCCTCTACCCCGGGATCGTTCCCGCCCCCCGGGGGTACCCGGTGACCGTGACCACGTTGGACGTTTTCTGCCGGGACCGAAATCCCTCCCGGCTGGACCTGATCAAGATCGATACCGAGGGAAACGAGCTCAAGGTCATCCGCGGGGGCGCAGCGACCCTGGCCCGATACCGGCCGATACTGATCCTCGAGTATTCGCCGCGCACCTGGACCGCGGCGGGAGCCACCCTGGAAGAAGCCGCCGCGGAACTGGGGAAACTGGGCTACCGCCTGGACCCGCTTCCGGGCGGCAAAGGAGATCTCGGCGGACGGGCCAGCGCCGACCTTCTGGGCACCCCCATGGAAAAGGCGGACCGATGA
- a CDS encoding oligosaccharide flippase family protein has protein sequence MKIGHKAIRETTFLTVLNNCRFLVRMTANIFLARLLVPEYFGAIVFSSAILNFLNLVGRWGTEAAIVQEGNQDHRLADTIFTLTIVYGLFMLMLVPGVVVLLRAIGKLGNSPRDIRLIIVLFCLTPPVVFKIFSSVSRDVMLRSMLLQRMGMVELVGTAGAAVAGIVTALSGLGIWSLVIFHVLLNFLPALGYFLYSPYRPRLGWSKETARWFFSFGSKLFQASILQQVVTDGDELVIGTLKGDTALGIYNQAWKLSDIFQTLFITTLNRATLATFSRGSISIPSKARAFEFVSRCLFRFFLPFYLLMAYYARELIVGILGIQWMGVAPLLVLLLPWSLCEPFFILNRQCNLAMGRPQNYLSSLLVCASVFGVGIFPMTRWMGIQGAALVLDVAIAAGAVAIYARTRKLLPIRLLSNIAPILAAAGLSFLALRYVDDFLPLRGRHWLVVVQGCVVYLGIYLAGLGLLEWRHLRGDLARFFSSFSAEARQAEGSS, from the coding sequence ATGAAGATCGGGCATAAAGCCATCCGCGAGACCACGTTCCTGACGGTTCTCAACAACTGCCGGTTCCTGGTGCGGATGACGGCCAACATCTTCCTCGCCCGGCTCCTGGTTCCCGAATACTTCGGGGCGATCGTCTTCAGTTCCGCCATCCTCAATTTTCTCAATCTGGTCGGGCGCTGGGGGACCGAGGCCGCCATCGTCCAGGAAGGGAATCAGGACCACCGCCTGGCCGACACCATCTTCACCCTCACCATCGTCTACGGGCTCTTTATGCTCATGCTGGTTCCGGGGGTGGTGGTGCTGCTGCGGGCCATCGGCAAACTAGGCAACAGCCCCCGGGATATCCGCCTGATCATCGTCCTCTTCTGTCTCACTCCCCCGGTGGTCTTCAAGATTTTCTCCTCGGTCTCCAGGGACGTCATGCTCCGCTCCATGCTCCTGCAGCGGATGGGCATGGTCGAGCTGGTCGGCACCGCGGGCGCCGCCGTGGCCGGTATCGTGACCGCCCTGTCCGGCCTGGGGATCTGGAGCCTGGTCATCTTCCACGTCCTTCTCAATTTTCTTCCCGCTCTGGGTTATTTCCTGTACTCCCCCTATCGTCCCCGCCTGGGCTGGTCGAAGGAGACGGCGCGCTGGTTCTTCTCCTTCGGGAGCAAGCTCTTTCAGGCCTCCATCCTCCAGCAGGTGGTCACCGACGGCGACGAGCTGGTCATCGGAACCCTTAAAGGCGATACGGCTCTGGGGATCTATAACCAGGCCTGGAAGCTTTCCGACATCTTTCAGACCCTCTTCATCACCACTCTCAATCGCGCGACCCTGGCCACCTTTTCCCGGGGCAGCATCTCCATCCCCAGCAAAGCCCGGGCCTTCGAGTTCGTTTCCCGCTGCCTCTTCCGCTTTTTCCTCCCCTTCTACCTGCTCATGGCCTACTACGCCCGGGAACTGATCGTCGGCATCCTCGGAATCCAGTGGATGGGGGTGGCTCCTCTCCTCGTTCTTCTGCTTCCCTGGAGCCTCTGCGAACCGTTCTTCATTCTCAACCGGCAGTGCAACCTGGCCATGGGCCGTCCCCAGAACTACCTCTCCAGCCTCCTGGTCTGCGCCAGCGTCTTCGGGGTGGGGATATTCCCCATGACCCGCTGGATGGGGATACAGGGAGCCGCCCTGGTCCTCGACGTAGCCATCGCGGCGGGCGCGGTGGCCATCTACGCCCGCACCCGCAAGCTTCTCCCCATCCGGCTCCTGAGCAACATCGCTCCCATCCTGGCGGCGGCGGGGCTCTCGTTTCTCGCCCTGCGCTACGTGGACGATTTTCTTCCCCTGAGGGGCCGGCACTGGCTGGTGGTGGTCCAGGGGTGCGTCGTCTACCTGGGGATCTACCTGGCCGGGCTGGGCCTGCTGGAGTGGCGCCATCTCCGCGGCGACCTCGCCCGGTTTTTCTCGTCTTTTTCCGCAGAAGCCCGGCAGGCGGAGGGAAGTTCGTGA
- a CDS encoding sulfatase, translating into MRFPRNRALAGAGTLFGAGVILGTAAGVWLAAVNRYIQTGLYRSAWISLRDSADRGAAWGLATAAAAGVIALLCAAAGKRGRAAAPRAAALTALAGLLLYAADLFLRLFTIYNLPVAASRALKRLGELAGGRRAASYLWELPGRHPEILVLGAVLAGGIVLLYLAAGRWSRRRAGRGGAAVGGVALLVLAALNLVPLFFAAPTGPNVLLIVVDCLRADRLEGNEDVSNLNAFSRESLRFPRVWANAPWTKPAMASLLSSLPPTRHGAMNPLSALPRGITTLPEIFREHGYRTFFINGGNPNLTPEFGFGQGFDRLEVTDRRFGPDCNRALFRRLAQTGNEPFFGLVHYMDLHLPYNVNPDNPPPPEPLPDGLRPGTLDYDRVIAEAGREPVRSYLRALYRGQLRFVDSLLGEVFRELERTGRADDTIVAVTGDHGEELWEHGGFGHGHSLYNELLAVPLLIRVPGRTGRLVEAEPDQIDIAPLILSLAGIENAGMEGTGLDPMSADNRTRRHFACATSYGDEKYSLAADGFKLIDNTGRRGGKTAPLLPVREAGFELFDLTRDAGERENLADAETGVMTGLAGELRRREGARPVAGRQTASPDRETVDKLKALGYLQ; encoded by the coding sequence ATGAGGTTTCCCCGGAATCGGGCCCTGGCCGGCGCCGGAACGCTTTTCGGCGCCGGCGTAATCCTGGGAACGGCCGCCGGCGTCTGGCTGGCCGCCGTCAACCGCTATATCCAGACCGGGTTGTACCGCTCGGCCTGGATCTCGCTCCGGGACTCGGCCGACCGCGGCGCGGCCTGGGGCTTGGCAACGGCGGCGGCGGCCGGCGTCATCGCTCTCCTGTGCGCCGCCGCCGGGAAACGGGGACGCGCCGCGGCTCCCCGCGCCGCCGCCTTGACGGCCCTGGCCGGACTGCTCCTTTACGCCGCCGATCTGTTCCTGCGCCTGTTCACCATCTACAACCTGCCCGTAGCCGCGAGCAGGGCCCTCAAGCGGCTCGGCGAGTTGGCCGGAGGGAGGCGCGCGGCGTCCTATCTCTGGGAACTGCCCGGTCGCCACCCCGAAATCCTGGTCCTGGGAGCGGTGCTGGCGGGAGGGATCGTCCTGCTCTACCTGGCCGCCGGACGCTGGAGCCGCCGCCGGGCCGGGCGCGGGGGCGCCGCGGTGGGAGGGGTCGCCCTCCTCGTCCTGGCCGCGCTCAACCTCGTTCCCCTCTTCTTCGCGGCTCCAACCGGGCCCAACGTCCTTCTGATCGTCGTCGACTGCCTGCGCGCCGACCGCCTGGAGGGCAATGAAGACGTATCCAACCTCAACGCCTTCTCCCGGGAAAGTCTGCGCTTTCCCCGGGTCTGGGCCAACGCCCCCTGGACCAAACCGGCCATGGCTTCCCTTCTTTCCTCTCTTCCCCCCACGCGGCATGGAGCCATGAACCCACTCTCGGCTCTCCCCCGGGGCATCACCACCCTCCCCGAGATTTTCCGCGAACACGGCTACCGCACCTTCTTCATCAACGGCGGCAACCCCAACCTCACCCCGGAATTCGGGTTCGGCCAGGGTTTCGACCGGCTGGAAGTGACCGACCGGCGCTTCGGGCCCGACTGCAACCGCGCGCTCTTCCGCCGGTTGGCGCAGACCGGGAACGAGCCCTTTTTCGGCCTGGTCCACTACATGGATCTTCACCTCCCCTACAACGTCAACCCCGACAACCCGCCGCCCCCGGAACCGCTGCCCGACGGGCTGCGGCCGGGGACCCTGGACTACGACCGGGTCATCGCCGAGGCGGGCAGGGAACCGGTGCGGAGTTACCTGCGGGCGCTCTACCGCGGGCAGCTGCGGTTCGTCGATTCGCTCCTGGGAGAGGTGTTCCGGGAACTGGAGCGGACGGGGCGCGCGGACGACACCATCGTGGCGGTCACCGGGGACCACGGCGAGGAGTTGTGGGAACACGGGGGGTTCGGTCACGGCCACAGCCTCTATAACGAACTCCTGGCCGTCCCCCTCCTGATCCGCGTCCCGGGCCGGACGGGACGCCTGGTGGAGGCCGAACCCGATCAGATCGACATCGCGCCCCTCATCCTTTCCCTGGCCGGAATCGAAAACGCCGGAATGGAAGGGACCGGCCTCGACCCCATGTCCGCGGACAACCGAACCCGCCGGCACTTCGCCTGCGCCACCAGCTACGGCGACGAAAAATATTCCCTGGCGGCCGACGGTTTCAAACTGATCGACAATACCGGGCGCAGAGGCGGGAAGACCGCTCCGCTCCTCCCCGTCCGGGAGGCGGGTTTCGAACTGTTCGATCTGACCCGGGATGCCGGAGAGCGGGAAAACCTGGCGGACGCGGAAACCGGCGTCATGACCGGACTCGCGGGAGAACTGCGCCGGCGGGAAGGCGCCCGGCCGGTGGCGGGAAGGCAGACCGCCTCCCCCGACCGGGAGACGGTCGACAAACTCAAGGCCCTGGGCTATCTGCAGTAG
- a CDS encoding glycosyltransferase family 4 protein, producing the protein MANPAPVNVAFITSHPTQYHSPFFRVLSREPGIDLTVCYCRDFGIGKTSLDPGFGTRISWDLPLLEGYRHIFFSNFSPRPGSGLAGQFNPGLIRWLLAERPDLVILHGWMTATNWMAAAACRAAGIPLILKGEGDLRRARGAWRKSLRRAPLRFLTATAAAGLYSCSANRDYLASLGIPPDRLFFFPCAVDNEFFRRQAAAPPEEPPLRRELGLDPGTVIVLFSGKLIPRKRPLDLLAAFNRARFRSPAALVFLGDGQLRAEIETGAEDSPGPVVVTGFVNQSGIGRYYREADIFVLPSEWDPSPKAVNEAMNFSLPLLLSDGVGTARDLVRPEANGFVFPAGDVGRLRELLETLAEDPDRRRRMGAESAGIVADWSYENEAAGTAAAVARAREGRR; encoded by the coding sequence ATGGCGAATCCGGCCCCGGTCAATGTGGCGTTCATCACCTCCCACCCCACCCAGTACCACTCCCCCTTTTTTCGGGTGTTGTCCCGGGAACCCGGGATCGATCTCACCGTCTGCTACTGCCGCGATTTCGGAATCGGGAAAACCTCCCTCGACCCCGGCTTCGGGACCCGGATCTCCTGGGACCTCCCTCTTCTGGAAGGATACCGCCACATTTTTTTCTCCAACTTCAGCCCCCGACCGGGATCGGGCCTGGCGGGTCAGTTCAACCCGGGCCTGATCCGCTGGCTCCTGGCGGAGCGTCCCGACCTGGTCATCCTCCACGGCTGGATGACCGCCACCAACTGGATGGCGGCGGCGGCCTGCCGGGCCGCGGGCATCCCCCTGATTCTCAAGGGGGAGGGCGACCTCCGGCGCGCCCGCGGGGCCTGGAGAAAATCCCTGCGGCGGGCGCCGTTGCGGTTCCTGACCGCGACCGCGGCGGCCGGGCTTTATTCCTGCTCCGCCAACCGGGACTACCTGGCCTCCCTCGGCATCCCCCCGGACCGCCTTTTCTTTTTCCCCTGCGCGGTCGACAACGAATTTTTCCGGCGCCAGGCGGCCGCCCCCCCCGAGGAACCGCCGTTGCGCCGGGAGCTCGGTCTCGATCCCGGAACCGTTATCGTTCTTTTTTCGGGCAAGCTCATCCCCCGCAAGCGTCCGCTCGATCTTCTGGCGGCCTTCAACCGGGCCCGGTTCCGGAGCCCGGCGGCCCTGGTATTCCTGGGCGACGGCCAACTGAGGGCGGAAATCGAGACCGGCGCAGAGGACTCCCCCGGGCCCGTCGTCGTCACCGGGTTCGTCAACCAGTCCGGGATCGGCCGTTATTACCGCGAGGCCGATATCTTCGTCCTGCCCTCGGAATGGGACCCCTCCCCCAAGGCGGTCAACGAAGCCATGAACTTTTCCCTTCCCCTCCTGCTCTCTGACGGAGTGGGAACGGCCCGGGATCTGGTGCGCCCGGAAGCCAACGGTTTCGTCTTCCCCGCGGGCGACGTGGGACGGCTCCGGGAACTCCTGGAAACACTGGCCGAAGATCCGGACCGGAGGCGGCGGATGGGCGCGGAATCGGCCGGTATCGTCGCCGACTGGTCGTACGAGAACGAGGCGGCCGGAACCGCGGCGGCCGTGGCCCGGGCGCGGGAGGGACGACGGTGA